A portion of the Calditrichota bacterium genome contains these proteins:
- a CDS encoding bifunctional 4-hydroxy-2-oxoglutarate aldolase/2-dehydro-3-deoxy-phosphogluconate aldolase, whose protein sequence is MHKSQQVFQRLKQHRLIALLTARSAAECVTAFETLDPLGVVLEVAFRSAAALDGLRAVLEKHPDALVLAGTVMTPRQAEQAIELGVAGVVSADYVPAVVQACVERDVMVVPGGLGDVGKQLAQKAELYGCEFDQLKSLYPYQWVYKLFPAVAGNTLYVELAKAWKGPFSGLTVVYTGGVSFQNLPKIAALDPDGIFCGSALTKDIATPSVMQEEAKRWQAIVRETCKV, encoded by the coding sequence ATGCACAAGTCACAGCAAGTATTCCAGCGGCTCAAGCAGCACCGCCTCATCGCCCTCCTGACCGCGCGGTCTGCTGCCGAGTGCGTGACAGCGTTTGAGACACTGGACCCCCTGGGCGTGGTGCTCGAAGTCGCCTTTCGTTCGGCTGCAGCCCTCGATGGACTGCGCGCCGTGCTGGAGAAGCATCCTGATGCCCTGGTCCTGGCTGGCACGGTAATGACCCCGCGCCAGGCTGAACAGGCCATTGAGCTGGGTGTCGCCGGTGTCGTCTCAGCCGATTATGTGCCGGCAGTGGTGCAGGCCTGCGTAGAGCGCGACGTCATGGTAGTGCCCGGTGGCCTAGGCGACGTGGGGAAGCAGCTGGCTCAGAAGGCTGAGCTCTACGGTTGCGAGTTCGACCAGCTCAAGAGCCTGTATCCGTACCAGTGGGTCTACAAGCTCTTCCCGGCGGTGGCAGGAAACACGCTGTACGTGGAGCTGGCCAAAGCCTGGAAAGGGCCGTTCAGTGGCCTGACCGTGGTCTACACCGGCGGCGTGAGTTTCCAGAATCTGCCCAAGATTGCCGCCCTTGACCCTGACGGCATCTTCTGTGGCTCGGCTCTGACAAAGGACATCGCCACTCCTTCGGTCATGCAGGAAGAGGCCAAACGCTGGCAGGCCATAGTGCGAGAGACCTGCAAAGTTTGA
- a CDS encoding membrane dipeptidase, which produces MLMKHTCRGTMILVWLLAGRTLVTAQALEGVVLDRTTGEPVDSVQVTIRYQPSGLRDSTQTDAEGRWRYTLTPSQVEGQTGPPGDFSVSPFYPNPFSGSTRLTLSLPDPGPVRVSIYDMLGRLVEERVLTLPSGRNAIAWEAHGSAGVYVLRLQAEGRVITQKVVQLHPGHGRGLVACSAPRGNVPGGFAKLSNNQIVLTFSKFAYVPDTLVLDAPTGAPLITHLETVHAHAVVADLHNDILSKMAEEGPYHLGDLHSYNHTDIPRLLQGGVDLQVFAVWIDPERYPGNPFARAMEYIVLWRQEVASNAIHIGQVTTWTELEEILGSGRIAGMLAVEGGHVIENSLAKLRALYESGVRCLTITWNNSTDWAVSASDPRSSYVGLSPFGKQVISLMDSLGMIIDVSHAGELTVRDILAVSRRPIIASHSGARALRDHVRNLRDEQILAIAASGGVIGVIFYPTFLVRTGQPADVNTVANHIDYIARLAGVDHVALGSDFDGIGRTPQGLEDCSRLPNLTWTLLRRGYTMADLQKILGGNFVRVFRTVCGNAPLSRPN; this is translated from the coding sequence ATGCTCATGAAACACACCTGCAGAGGCACAATGATCCTGGTCTGGCTGCTCGCCGGGCGCACGCTGGTGACTGCCCAAGCCTTAGAGGGGGTAGTTCTCGACCGCACCACGGGCGAGCCGGTCGACAGCGTGCAGGTGACCATTCGATACCAGCCAAGTGGGCTGCGCGACTCAACCCAGACCGATGCCGAAGGCAGGTGGCGCTACACATTGACACCCAGCCAGGTCGAAGGGCAAACTGGCCCGCCGGGCGACTTCTCCGTCTCGCCTTTCTACCCCAACCCCTTCAGCGGCAGCACACGGCTAACCCTTTCCCTTCCTGATCCAGGCCCGGTGCGCGTCAGCATCTACGATATGTTGGGACGCCTGGTTGAGGAACGTGTACTCACTCTCCCCTCCGGAAGGAACGCCATCGCCTGGGAAGCACATGGCAGTGCGGGTGTCTACGTACTTCGCCTCCAGGCCGAAGGCCGAGTGATAACCCAGAAAGTGGTGCAACTCCACCCGGGGCACGGGAGAGGATTGGTGGCCTGCAGTGCACCCAGAGGGAACGTGCCTGGGGGCTTCGCCAAGCTCAGCAACAACCAGATAGTGCTGACGTTCAGCAAGTTCGCCTACGTGCCTGATACCCTGGTCCTGGATGCGCCCACCGGCGCTCCGCTGATCACCCATCTTGAGACTGTGCACGCGCACGCCGTGGTGGCGGACCTGCACAATGACATTCTCTCCAAGATGGCGGAAGAAGGACCTTACCACCTGGGCGACCTTCACAGTTACAACCACACAGACATCCCGCGCCTTTTGCAGGGTGGCGTAGACCTACAAGTCTTTGCCGTCTGGATTGACCCCGAACGATATCCGGGCAATCCGTTCGCGAGGGCGATGGAATACATCGTGCTCTGGCGTCAGGAGGTTGCCAGCAACGCAATCCACATCGGACAGGTCACCACCTGGACGGAGTTGGAGGAAATCCTGGGGAGTGGACGAATCGCAGGGATGTTGGCCGTGGAAGGCGGGCACGTCATCGAGAATTCGCTGGCCAAGTTGCGCGCGCTCTATGAGTCTGGCGTCCGGTGCCTGACCATAACCTGGAACAACAGCACTGACTGGGCCGTTTCGGCGTCTGATCCACGCTCGAGCTACGTCGGCCTCTCCCCTTTCGGCAAGCAGGTCATCTCGCTAATGGATTCGCTGGGGATGATCATCGACGTCTCGCACGCGGGCGAGCTGACGGTGCGGGACATCTTGGCGGTGAGCCGCCGTCCGATCATTGCGAGCCACTCAGGAGCACGGGCGCTCCGTGACCACGTGCGCAACCTCCGAGACGAGCAGATTCTCGCCATCGCGGCCTCGGGAGGAGTCATCGGGGTTATTTTCTACCCCACTTTTCTGGTCCGAACGGGGCAACCCGCCGATGTGAACACCGTGGCAAACCACATCGACTACATCGCCAGGCTTGCAGGGGTCGATCACGTAGCCCTCGGCTCGGACTTTGACGGGATCGGCCGCACGCCGCAGGGCTTGGAGGACTGCTCTCGCCTGCCTAACCTGACGTGGACCCTCCTGCGCCGCGGCTACACGATGGCCGACCTGCAGAAGATCCTCGGGGGCAACTTCGTGCGCGTCTTCCGCACGGTGTGTGGAAACGCGCCTCTCAGCCGCCCCAATTAA